A genome region from Nitrosopumilus oxyclinae includes the following:
- a CDS encoding Rieske (2Fe-2S) protein, whose translation MSEWIKACSVEQVKEGQLFGFVHEGKKLLIANLKGKIHATDLICTHADADLSTGFLSDEGVRCPLHLSVFNLVNGEPQNLPAETPLSIYNVKIDADEIYVEI comes from the coding sequence TTGTCTGAATGGATTAAAGCTTGCAGTGTGGAGCAGGTAAAAGAAGGTCAACTTTTTGGGTTTGTTCATGAAGGTAAAAAACTCCTCATTGCAAATCTAAAGGGAAAAATCCATGCTACTGATTTGATATGCACTCATGCTGATGCAGATCTTTCTACTGGATTTCTTAGTGATGAAGGTGTTAGATGTCCGTTACATCTTTCTGTTTTTAATTTAGTAAATGGTGAACCACAAAATCTTCCTGCAGAAACTCCTCTTTCCATATATAATGTTAAAATAGATGCTGACGAAATTTACGTGGAGATTTAA
- a CDS encoding phosphoglycerate kinase, translating to MKVLTLDDFDLKGKTVFLRVDMNCPINPETFEISGTKRIEEAIETLQSLKEAKVVIGSHQGRVGNYEYTGMDKHAKVLEKLMGREIKYVEDTIGEAAQNAIKNLKDGEILLLDNLRLCAEENYEFTPENAAKTIMVSRLSKLFDLCVLDSFPSAHRSHPSIVGFPQALPACAGRIVEREVRNLNEIMTVAKAPHVIVLGGSKIPDRLEAIKLLIQNGRADHVLLTGLIGNVFMRAQARIKSPLGIKREDEVVAKAHALIGEYPDVFATPVDIAINKDGERVEMDVREMGKGDKIFDLGPKTVEYYSKLIAGAGTVFISGPAGFFEKENFSYGTKALLDAVANSMATTIVSGGHLTTALKQQGLADKINHVSTAGGALVLYLTGEKLPMIKALEDAATKHRSKE from the coding sequence GTGAAGGTACTCACACTAGATGATTTTGACCTAAAAGGTAAAACCGTTTTTTTGAGAGTTGATATGAACTGTCCCATAAATCCTGAGACATTTGAGATTTCAGGAACAAAAAGGATTGAAGAAGCAATTGAAACTTTACAGTCATTAAAAGAGGCAAAAGTCGTCATTGGATCTCACCAAGGAAGAGTTGGAAATTACGAGTATACAGGGATGGACAAACATGCCAAAGTTCTTGAAAAATTAATGGGTAGAGAAATAAAATATGTAGAAGATACAATTGGGGAAGCTGCACAAAATGCGATCAAGAATTTAAAAGATGGTGAAATTTTACTTTTAGATAATCTCAGATTATGTGCAGAAGAAAATTATGAATTCACTCCAGAAAACGCAGCTAAAACAATCATGGTTTCTCGTTTATCAAAATTATTTGATCTATGTGTGTTGGATTCATTTCCAAGTGCACACAGATCACATCCGTCAATAGTTGGATTTCCACAGGCATTACCTGCATGTGCAGGAAGAATTGTAGAAAGAGAAGTTAGAAACCTAAATGAAATAATGACAGTTGCCAAAGCCCCTCATGTAATTGTCTTAGGAGGATCTAAAATTCCAGATAGATTAGAGGCAATTAAATTATTAATTCAAAATGGTCGGGCAGATCATGTTTTGTTAACTGGATTAATTGGAAATGTGTTCATGAGGGCCCAAGCTAGAATAAAATCACCTCTTGGAATAAAACGAGAAGATGAAGTTGTAGCAAAGGCACATGCACTGATTGGAGAGTATCCAGATGTTTTTGCTACTCCTGTAGATATTGCAATTAACAAAGATGGAGAAAGAGTAGAGATGGACGTACGAGAGATGGGAAAGGGGGATAAGATTTTTGATTTAGGTCCAAAGACTGTAGAGTATTACTCTAAATTAATTGCAGGTGCTGGAACTGTATTTATCAGTGGACCTGCAGGATTTTTTGAAAAAGAAAATTTCAGCTATGGAACAAAAGCATTACTTGATGCAGTTGCAAATTCAATGGCAACGACTATTGTAAGTGGCGGACATCTCACCACGGCATTAAAACAACAAGGATTAGCAGATAAGATCAATCATGTCAGTACAGCTGGCGGTGCACTAGTACTTTATCTCACAGGAGAAAAACTACCAATGATTAAAGCATTAGAAGATGCTGCAACAAAACACAGATCTAAAGAGTAG
- a CDS encoding DNA-binding protein, whose product MSEFIPISDARKMRSGVNVEAEVVSKGDPRTVNLKSGGTVDVCDAEIANEDKSEENKMKLTLWGDDIKAVNVGDKVVITNGYTNEFKGEVSLTKGKFGKMEINP is encoded by the coding sequence ATGTCAGAATTCATACCAATTTCCGACGCAAGAAAAATGCGAAGTGGAGTTAATGTAGAAGCTGAAGTGGTAAGCAAAGGAGATCCTAGAACTGTTAATCTCAAAAGTGGAGGAACAGTAGATGTCTGCGATGCAGAAATTGCCAACGAAGATAAATCTGAAGAAAACAAAATGAAACTCACATTGTGGGGTGACGATATCAAAGCAGTGAATGTCGGAGATAAAGTTGTCATTACAAATGGATATACAAACGAGTTCAAAGGCGAAGTATCCCTAACCAAAGGTAAATTTGGTAAGATGGAAATCAATCCTTAA
- the sufD gene encoding Fe-S cluster assembly protein SufD: MSQAILSKLNTTHIDEISSSRNEPDWLKDYRKSSLSVYDGLALELSPLYNKYTDAKKMDPEKVSLSTSTTDTVPDFLKKRLSELDNEICIIQIGTNIHKINLPDDLKSKGLVISSISDAIKNNPDLVKKALDASKSQEDKFTALNNAAFNSGIFIHIPRNLVLEKPVYFLTCLSDDDHSVISRNIIFADESSKAAIVQELYSPKTEAQQAYLELLNTNLAANAQLDITSLQMMDQHAVTFTTRRTDLAQDSKVNWYSGLFGSMLSRYKIEYFLNGNGASSNDSEVIFGNNEQSFDIQTNVNHESPSTEARVVEKSILRNKSKSLFKGMIRIKENAAKSNSFLSGRSILLDKDAKSDAIPGLEIFTNDVKATHSASVAQIDEEQVFYLKTRCLTHAEAERIIIEGFLEPLSRKMSIQVRAWIAYLIESKWENRELTINTDEELAKFVEIEETRYNEDSEMEQHYKYR; encoded by the coding sequence ATGTCTCAAGCCATTCTCTCAAAACTCAATACGACCCATATTGATGAGATTTCCTCATCTAGAAATGAGCCTGATTGGTTAAAGGATTACAGAAAAAGCTCTCTATCTGTCTATGATGGTTTAGCACTTGAACTATCTCCACTTTACAACAAATACACTGATGCCAAAAAAATGGATCCAGAAAAAGTATCCCTTTCAACATCTACAACTGACACTGTTCCAGATTTTCTTAAGAAAAGATTAAGCGAACTTGACAATGAAATTTGTATTATTCAAATTGGAACTAATATTCATAAAATCAATCTCCCTGATGATTTAAAATCTAAAGGACTAGTGATCTCTTCAATATCTGATGCAATTAAAAATAATCCTGATTTAGTAAAAAAAGCATTAGATGCATCTAAATCTCAAGAAGATAAATTTACTGCACTAAACAATGCTGCATTTAATTCTGGAATATTCATTCACATTCCACGTAATTTAGTCTTGGAAAAACCTGTTTACTTTTTGACATGCCTATCTGATGATGATCACTCTGTAATTTCTAGAAATATAATATTTGCAGATGAAAGTAGTAAAGCTGCAATTGTCCAAGAATTGTATTCTCCAAAAACTGAAGCACAACAAGCATATCTTGAATTGTTAAACACAAATCTTGCAGCAAATGCACAACTCGATATTACCAGTCTTCAAATGATGGACCAACATGCTGTAACCTTTACAACAAGACGAACTGATTTAGCACAAGATTCCAAAGTAAATTGGTATTCTGGATTGTTTGGATCAATGTTGTCTAGATACAAAATTGAATATTTCCTTAATGGTAATGGTGCATCATCAAATGACTCTGAAGTAATTTTTGGAAATAATGAGCAATCTTTTGATATTCAAACTAACGTAAACCATGAAAGCCCATCTACTGAAGCAAGAGTAGTTGAGAAATCCATTCTAAGAAATAAATCAAAATCCCTCTTCAAGGGAATGATTAGAATAAAAGAAAATGCAGCAAAATCAAACTCATTTTTGTCTGGCCGTTCTATTCTTTTAGATAAGGATGCAAAATCTGATGCAATTCCTGGATTGGAAATTTTCACTAACGATGTAAAGGCTACTCACTCAGCATCTGTTGCACAAATTGATGAGGAACAAGTATTCTATTTGAAAACTAGATGCCTTACTCATGCAGAAGCTGAGAGAATAATTATTGAAGGATTCTTGGAACCTCTTTCAAGAAAAATGTCTATCCAGGTCAGAGCATGGATTGCTTATCTTATTGAATCAAAATGGGAAAATAGGGAACTTACAATTAACACTGATGAAGAATTAGCCAAATTTGTTGAAATTGAAGAGACTCGTTACAACGAAGACTCTGAAATGGAACAACACTACAAGTATCGGTGA
- a CDS encoding cysteine desulfurase produces the protein MQSTESLFENIKNDFPILKRTVRENKQLVYLDNASTTQKPNQVIDAITDYYQNHNANIHRAVYALAEEATEAYEAVRDKIANFINIKNRQEIIFVRGTTEAINLVAYAWGRTHINEGDIIITTEYEHHSNIVPWQLLTQEKRAKLEYVGMDDNGELILDDLDKYLATGKVKLVTFSLMSNVLGTITNAEKIIEKCKAAGVPTLIDGAQAVPHMKVDIEKLGCDFFAFSGHKMLGPTGIGVLWVKKSVLETMSPFHGGGDMIREVHKYETTWNDLPYKFEAGTPNIADVVGLGAAIDYLTKLGMDNIREHEIELTKYAIEKLSEVKGLHIYGTKDISKRGGVISFNFSDVHPHDVAQIIDGEGIAVRSGHHCAQVLMERLNVAATSRASFYIYNTKQDIDILVNSLNIVAKVFKL, from the coding sequence ATGCAAAGTACAGAATCATTATTTGAAAATATTAAAAATGATTTTCCAATTCTAAAAAGAACTGTTAGAGAAAACAAACAGCTTGTTTATCTTGATAATGCATCCACTACACAAAAACCAAATCAAGTAATTGATGCTATTACTGATTATTATCAAAACCACAATGCAAATATTCACAGGGCAGTGTATGCTCTTGCTGAAGAAGCAACTGAGGCCTATGAGGCAGTACGAGATAAGATTGCAAATTTTATTAACATAAAAAATCGCCAAGAGATTATTTTTGTCCGCGGTACAACTGAGGCAATTAATTTAGTTGCATATGCATGGGGTAGAACTCACATCAATGAAGGTGATATTATTATTACAACTGAGTATGAACATCACAGCAACATTGTTCCATGGCAACTTCTCACTCAAGAGAAACGTGCAAAATTAGAATATGTTGGAATGGATGATAATGGGGAATTGATTTTAGATGATCTTGATAAATATCTTGCAACAGGTAAGGTAAAACTTGTAACTTTTAGTTTAATGTCCAATGTTCTTGGAACAATTACCAATGCTGAAAAAATTATTGAGAAATGCAAAGCTGCAGGTGTACCTACTCTAATTGATGGGGCACAGGCAGTTCCCCACATGAAAGTTGACATTGAAAAATTAGGATGTGACTTCTTTGCATTTTCTGGGCATAAAATGCTCGGACCTACAGGAATTGGTGTCTTATGGGTCAAAAAATCTGTTTTAGAAACCATGAGTCCATTTCATGGTGGCGGTGATATGATTAGAGAAGTTCACAAGTATGAAACTACCTGGAATGATTTGCCTTACAAATTTGAAGCTGGTACTCCAAATATTGCAGATGTTGTAGGTCTGGGTGCGGCAATTGACTATCTTACTAAACTTGGAATGGACAATATTCGAGAACATGAAATTGAATTAACAAAATATGCTATTGAAAAACTATCTGAAGTTAAAGGACTTCATATCTATGGCACAAAAGATATTTCAAAACGCGGTGGGGTTATCTCATTTAATTTTTCAGATGTCCATCCTCATGATGTTGCTCAAATTATTGATGGTGAGGGAATTGCAGTTAGATCTGGCCATCACTGTGCACAAGTATTGATGGAGAGATTAAATGTTGCAGCCACATCTCGTGCTAGCTTTTACATTTACAATACTAAACAAGACATTGATATTCTGGTAAATTCATTAAATATTGTGGCAAAGGTGTTTAAATTATGA
- the hemB gene encoding porphobilinogen synthase, whose translation MSFPTRRLRRLRTSEKMRNLVQETTLSPNDFICPVFVQEGLNERIKVESMSEIERLPLSDVNEEVATIIDLGIPAIMLFGIPSEKDEAGSSAFDDNGIVQKAISQIREKFGDKIVIMADVCLCQFTSTGHCGIIQGDKIDNDTSLDTLAKIAVSQAKAGVDTVSPSAMMDGQVSAIRKALDVAGFTDVSIMSHSAKHRSNFYSPFRDAAECAPKFGDRKTYQVPYTNAREAMMEVETDIEEGVDIIMIKPALAYLDLISETRRKYNVPVSAYSVSGEYALVKAASQLGYVNEKDITLEILHSIKRAGADMIVTYFAKSASRFLQES comes from the coding sequence ATGTCATTTCCAACTAGACGTTTGCGTCGACTAAGAACATCTGAAAAGATGAGAAATCTAGTTCAAGAGACAACACTATCTCCAAATGATTTCATTTGTCCAGTATTTGTTCAAGAAGGTTTGAATGAAAGGATCAAAGTCGAATCAATGTCAGAAATTGAAAGACTCCCATTGAGCGATGTTAATGAAGAAGTTGCAACCATTATTGATTTAGGAATTCCAGCAATCATGTTATTTGGAATTCCATCAGAAAAAGATGAAGCGGGAAGTTCAGCATTTGATGATAACGGAATAGTTCAAAAGGCAATTTCTCAAATTAGAGAAAAATTTGGAGATAAAATAGTAATCATGGCAGATGTTTGTCTATGTCAATTTACATCCACAGGACATTGTGGTATTATCCAGGGAGATAAAATTGACAACGATACAAGTCTAGACACTCTTGCAAAAATTGCAGTTAGTCAAGCAAAAGCCGGAGTAGATACAGTATCACCATCAGCAATGATGGATGGTCAGGTTTCAGCAATACGAAAAGCATTGGATGTTGCAGGGTTTACAGACGTATCAATAATGTCACATTCTGCAAAACACCGTTCAAACTTTTACTCTCCATTTAGAGATGCTGCAGAATGTGCTCCAAAGTTTGGAGATAGGAAAACATACCAAGTTCCATATACAAATGCAAGAGAAGCAATGATGGAAGTAGAGACAGATATTGAAGAAGGAGTAGATATTATCATGATCAAACCAGCTTTGGCATATTTGGATTTAATTTCAGAGACTAGAAGAAAATACAATGTTCCAGTTTCAGCATACAGTGTTTCTGGAGAATATGCATTGGTAAAAGCAGCTTCACAGTTAGGATATGTAAATGAGAAAGACATCACATTGGAAATTCTACATTCAATTAAAAGAGCAGGAGCAGATATGATAGTAACATATTTTGCAAAATCAGCTTCTAGATTTCTTCAAGAATCATGA
- a CDS encoding DM13 domain-containing protein produces the protein MNKSILVIVAIVVVGGVTVFATYPYFTESTVDEAIPAGAITQPMMEDKDAMLMKDDSTRMEDKMMEEESIETPPISYAGTFIGVGDGIHDAQGDAYTIPLENESTILRLENFESTNGPDLFVYLATDDKASDFVNLGDLKANRGNQNYEIPNGTDLSKYNKVLIWCKAFGVLFGSAELSS, from the coding sequence ATGAATAAATCCATACTAGTAATTGTTGCAATAGTAGTGGTTGGTGGGGTCACAGTATTTGCCACATACCCGTACTTTACAGAATCAACTGTAGATGAGGCAATACCAGCTGGCGCCATTACTCAACCAATGATGGAAGATAAGGATGCAATGTTGATGAAAGATGACTCCACTAGGATGGAAGATAAAATGATGGAGGAAGAATCCATAGAAACACCCCCAATATCTTATGCTGGAACATTCATCGGTGTTGGTGATGGAATTCATGATGCGCAAGGAGATGCATACACAATACCACTAGAAAATGAAAGTACTATACTAAGACTGGAAAACTTTGAATCAACAAATGGTCCAGACTTGTTTGTCTACTTGGCTACGGATGATAAAGCATCAGACTTTGTCAACTTAGGTGATCTAAAGGCAAACAGAGGAAACCAAAACTATGAAATTCCTAATGGAACTGATCTTAGCAAATACAACAAAGTTCTGATTTGGTGTAAAGCATTTGGCGTCTTATTTGGCAGTGCAGAATTATCATCCTAA
- a CDS encoding zinc metalloprotease HtpX — MIKGLVVSMSLTMVLVFGLLFALLAGLSFYFNLGIFVTVGLAVALGLFQWAIGPSIVRWSTNMTPLNKEEYPWIEETTNEICIKNKVKIPKITIANTSMPNAFVFGRTSKSATMTLTRGLLNTLTKDEVRGVIAHEIGHIKHNDMVVMTIISVIPTIAYFIALSTMFGGRTRNQGGSAMLIGIGAFAVYFITNLLILYFSRLREYYADNFAARQVKPTILANALAKITYGLSLQKQQAKNSTLRSFYAVDPISSSYEITKFSSYYEDQNISEDEVKKAMDWERNSSFSKFGEIFRTHPLTFKRIEKLYQLEKGF, encoded by the coding sequence ATGATCAAGGGACTTGTGGTTTCAATGAGCCTTACAATGGTTCTAGTTTTTGGTTTACTTTTTGCATTACTTGCAGGTTTGAGTTTCTATTTTAACCTAGGAATCTTTGTAACAGTAGGCTTAGCAGTAGCCCTAGGTTTGTTTCAATGGGCCATTGGCCCATCAATAGTAAGATGGAGTACAAACATGACTCCATTGAACAAAGAAGAGTACCCCTGGATTGAAGAAACAACAAATGAGATATGTATTAAAAATAAAGTGAAAATCCCAAAAATAACAATAGCCAATACAAGTATGCCTAATGCGTTTGTTTTTGGCAGAACTAGTAAATCTGCAACAATGACACTAACCAGAGGATTACTAAACACGTTGACAAAAGACGAAGTCCGAGGAGTCATTGCTCATGAGATAGGTCACATTAAACATAACGATATGGTTGTAATGACCATCATCTCAGTGATTCCAACTATTGCATATTTTATTGCATTATCAACGATGTTTGGAGGAAGAACACGAAATCAGGGAGGATCTGCAATGCTAATTGGAATTGGCGCATTTGCAGTTTATTTTATTACAAATTTGTTGATCCTCTACTTTTCACGTCTTAGGGAATATTATGCAGATAATTTTGCAGCAAGACAAGTAAAACCAACAATTCTTGCAAATGCTTTGGCAAAGATCACATATGGATTAAGCTTACAAAAACAACAAGCAAAAAACTCCACTCTACGTTCATTTTATGCCGTAGATCCAATTTCATCAAGTTATGAGATAACAAAATTTTCTTCATATTATGAAGATCAAAACATTTCAGAAGACGAAGTAAAGAAAGCAATGGATTGGGAGCGAAATAGTAGTTTTAGTAAATTTGGGGAAATTTTTAGAACACATCCACTAACTTTCAAAAGAATTGAAAAATTATATCAACTTGAGAAAGGATTTTAA
- the sufU gene encoding Fe-S cluster assembly sulfur transfer protein SufU — MSSNADIYHEMIVDYSRNPINYGEIENHDVTFHDSNPLCGDSIDIDMKIDDNKVTDIKFHGKGCAICMACTSVLTEITKGKSIDEARAIEKNDVLSELGLEHLQAVRIKCALLSLKVLKSALYTYIGKNLSDTQDVDKLKEEADNLY; from the coding sequence ATGAGTAGTAACGCAGACATTTACCATGAAATGATCGTTGATTATTCAAGAAATCCGATAAACTATGGAGAAATTGAAAATCATGATGTTACATTCCATGATTCTAATCCTCTATGTGGGGATAGTATTGACATTGATATGAAAATTGATGATAACAAAGTGACTGATATTAAATTCCATGGAAAAGGCTGTGCAATTTGTATGGCATGTACTTCAGTTTTGACTGAAATTACAAAGGGGAAAAGCATTGATGAAGCAAGAGCAATTGAAAAAAATGACGTGTTAAGTGAATTAGGCCTTGAACATCTACAAGCAGTCCGAATCAAATGTGCTCTACTTTCTCTCAAGGTACTCAAATCTGCTCTTTATACCTACATTGGAAAGAATCTGAGTGATACTCAAGATGTGGATAAATTGAAAGAAGAGGCAGATAATCTGTACTAG
- a CDS encoding HD domain-containing protein, giving the protein MNPIDSIKNEVKEIMDNDSAHDFDHVMRVYKNAQKICEKEKANKKLVLSAALLHDIVSYPKSDKRSKMSSIESAKKSKLVLQKYGFSKEEILIISDAIADHSFSQNKTPSTLEGKILQDADRLDAIGAIGIARVFATGGSLKRSFYNVDDPFCKTRTPDDKTWTVDHFYKKLLKLESLMNTKSGKIEAKKRTKVLKEFLKQLKNEISS; this is encoded by the coding sequence ATGAACCCTATTGATTCTATAAAAAATGAGGTTAAAGAAATCATGGATAATGATTCTGCTCATGATTTTGATCATGTTATGAGGGTATACAAGAATGCTCAAAAAATATGTGAAAAAGAAAAAGCCAATAAAAAATTGGTCCTAAGTGCTGCCTTACTACATGACATTGTTTCATATCCAAAATCTGATAAACGCTCAAAAATGTCTTCAATAGAAAGTGCAAAAAAATCTAAACTTGTACTACAAAAATATGGTTTTTCAAAAGAAGAAATTTTAATTATTTCCGATGCTATTGCAGACCATAGTTTTTCTCAAAACAAAACACCATCAACTTTGGAAGGGAAAATTCTTCAGGATGCAGATAGACTAGATGCAATAGGTGCAATAGGCATTGCTAGAGTTTTTGCTACAGGAGGATCACTGAAACGATCATTTTACAATGTTGATGATCCATTTTGCAAAACAAGAACTCCTGATGATAAAACTTGGACTGTCGACCATTTTTATAAAAAATTGTTGAAACTTGAATCATTAATGAATACTAAATCAGGTAAGATTGAGGCTAAAAAGAGAACCAAAGTGCTTAAAGAATTTCTTAAACAACTAAAAAACGAAATTTCATCCTAA
- a CDS encoding universal stress protein has protein sequence MSKIFKNIAVGIITPTHTKKSFNIGVQLAKELGSELTIIECMYKIQPKLYFFETKSDKKIAATQISKLKTELANWKKIAKEQGVNVKTKFALTDSITHWMIDYVKDNKIDLLIVDYPKLSTIEMTLYDDIINTIHHESHCHLLTTK, from the coding sequence ATGTCAAAAATATTCAAAAATATAGCAGTCGGGATAATTACTCCAACTCACACAAAAAAATCATTTAACATTGGAGTTCAATTGGCAAAAGAATTAGGTTCTGAACTAACAATAATTGAATGCATGTATAAGATACAGCCAAAGCTATATTTTTTTGAGACAAAATCAGACAAAAAAATAGCTGCAACACAAATTTCTAAGCTAAAAACAGAATTAGCGAATTGGAAAAAAATTGCAAAAGAGCAAGGAGTCAATGTCAAAACCAAATTTGCCTTAACTGACTCTATCACTCATTGGATGATAGACTATGTAAAAGATAACAAAATTGATCTATTAATCGTAGACTATCCCAAATTGTCAACAATAGAAATGACACTATATGATGACATTATAAACACAATTCATCACGAATCCCATTGTCATCTTTTAACAACAAAATAA
- a CDS encoding phosphatase PAP2 family protein, whose protein sequence is MQNWIFDIRSRSFVLLTILFLIITTLVYSGVTETFDQNVILFFSENVGNPSLDLIMQSITESGEALWMLGFAILILIIPRTRRVGITLMILIVISTLLTGYVKCGVDRDRPDFEYDSVEFPVPVSKDTFALFCEGGYDASYPSGHAARSMIFAIILGYALSDRFPRGAYLMFLYPILISLSRLYVLEHYPIDVIGGSVIGMMLAGVMAKRTKLYKIFDKSKT, encoded by the coding sequence TTGCAAAATTGGATTTTTGATATTAGGTCTCGTTCATTTGTTCTACTTACAATTTTATTTCTAATTATAACGACTCTGGTATATTCTGGAGTTACAGAAACTTTTGATCAAAATGTAATATTGTTTTTTTCTGAAAATGTTGGAAATCCATCACTTGACCTCATAATGCAATCTATCACTGAAAGTGGGGAGGCTTTGTGGATGCTAGGGTTTGCAATTCTGATATTGATAATTCCAAGAACAAGAAGAGTTGGAATAACTTTGATGATCTTGATTGTCATTTCTACATTGCTTACTGGTTATGTGAAATGCGGTGTGGATCGTGATAGGCCTGATTTTGAGTATGATTCAGTAGAATTCCCTGTGCCTGTAAGTAAAGATACCTTTGCCTTGTTTTGTGAGGGTGGCTATGATGCCTCATATCCATCTGGACATGCTGCAAGGTCGATGATATTTGCAATCATTTTAGGATATGCGTTATCTGATAGATTCCCACGTGGGGCATATTTGATGTTCTTGTATCCTATCTTGATTTCTTTGAGTAGACTCTATGTGTTAGAACACTATCCAATTGATGTGATTGGTGGCTCTGTAATTGGAATGATGCTAGCCGGAGTAATGGCCAAGAGAACTAAACTTTACAAAATTTTTGATAAATCAAAAACCTAA
- a CDS encoding ATPase V, whose product MIDSLVSLEKLVIQLRKKKQEATKLRQKAEKQVKEFRSAEKRSSSGLNTIEKKIESEREESGDVSTVLLRKNAQLESIGRLIAVAEERLSKEKEAIEQAEQEIEFADNPVEKENAEARLRSLNDHVSELVEEIKSREKTSKKISGDVENFSDIKSKIVSKIQKQTQSKPSLRETKVSSRKAAQKFLKELEKRTKAEESAQKSLENAYSKLKELMAKKKTAAKKRPAKKKTAAKKRPAKKKTAAKKRPAKKKTAAKKRPAKKKTAAKKRPAKKKTAAKKRPAKKKTAAKKRPAKKKTAAKKRPAKKKTAAKKRPAKKKTAAKKRPAKKKTAAKKRPAKKKTAAKKRPAKKKTAAKKRPAKKKTAAKKRPAKKKTAAKKKSRR is encoded by the coding sequence ATGATTGATTCATTGGTATCATTAGAAAAATTAGTAATACAATTACGAAAAAAGAAACAAGAAGCAACAAAACTTCGTCAAAAAGCTGAAAAACAAGTTAAAGAATTTCGTTCAGCAGAAAAACGCTCTTCATCAGGTCTAAATACAATTGAGAAAAAAATTGAATCAGAACGAGAAGAGTCTGGTGATGTTTCAACTGTTCTTTTAAGAAAAAATGCTCAATTGGAAAGTATTGGAAGATTGATAGCAGTAGCCGAAGAACGTCTATCTAAAGAAAAAGAGGCAATTGAGCAGGCAGAGCAAGAAATTGAATTTGCTGATAATCCTGTAGAAAAGGAAAATGCTGAGGCTAGATTACGCTCATTAAATGATCATGTAAGTGAATTAGTTGAAGAAATCAAAAGTAGAGAAAAGACCTCAAAGAAGATTTCAGGTGATGTTGAAAATTTCTCTGATATTAAATCAAAAATTGTCTCAAAAATTCAAAAACAAACTCAATCAAAACCCTCTTTGCGTGAGACCAAAGTTTCAAGTCGCAAGGCAGCACAAAAATTCCTCAAAGAATTAGAAAAAAGAACAAAGGCTGAAGAATCTGCTCAAAAATCTTTGGAAAATGCATATTCAAAATTAAAAGAATTGATGGCAAAGAAAAAGACTGCAGCTAAAAAGAGACCCGCAAAGAAAAAGACTGCAGCTAAAAAGAGACCCGCAAAGAAAAAGACTGCAGCTAAAAAGAGACCCGCAAAGAAAAAGACTGCAGCTAAAAAGAGACCAGCAAAGAAAAAGACTGCAGCTAAAAAGAGACCCGCAAAGAAAAAGACTGCAGCTAAAAAGAGACCCGCAAAGAAAAAGACTGCAGCTAAAAAGAGACCAGCAAAGAAAAAGACTGCAGCTAAAAAGAGACCCGCAAAGAAAAAGACTGCAGCTAAAAAGAGACCAGCAAAGAAAAAGACTGCAGCTAAAAAGAGACCCGCAAAGAAAAAGACTGCAGCTAAAAAGAGACCAGCAAAGAAAAAGACTGCAGCTAAAAAGAGACCCGCAAAGAAAAAGACTGCAGCTAAAAAGAGACCAGCAAAGAAAAAGACTGCAGCTAAAAAGAGACCAGCAAAGAAAAAGACTGCAGCTAAAAAGAAATCTAGAAGATAG